In Zonotrichia albicollis isolate bZonAlb1 chromosome 3, bZonAlb1.hap1, whole genome shotgun sequence, a single window of DNA contains:
- the ABCG5 gene encoding ATP-binding cassette sub-family G member 5 — translation MSGRASPTLEKNGSIGHAGNGMAVGQLPNSISVQGVSYTIRERIGPWWNFSLYCKKWSRQILKDVSFHIESGQIMGILGNSGSGKTTLLDAISGRLGHKDNFFGEVYVNGRHLKREQFRDCFSYVPQNDTLLSFLTVQESLTYTALLTLKKCSNSSIKKKVDAVMTELSLGDIADKIIGSRNVVGISGGERRRVSVAAQLLQDPKVMLLDEPTTGLDCLTANQLVLLLSGLAHRDRIVILTIHQPRSELFRLFDKIAIMSFGEMVFCGSPMEMISFFSDCGYSCPEQSNPFDFYVDLTSVDTRSKEHELETYSRVQEFVSAYRNSEIFSKVLAAIEKTKYMKELPPIPFKNKDSPNCFEQILILLRRTTRNLSRDKIGIIMRLLQNLLFGLFVAVFLLRLGNDLTQGAVQDRVGLVYQCVSAPPYTGMLNAVALFPALRAISDQESKDGLYKKWQMLVAYIVHFLPFSVISVAIFSTFIYWTIGLYPDASRFGIFFAVVLASHMIGELITLVILGMVQDPNVVQSSIVLLNSAGVIVGTGLVRTIEEMPKPFKLLSFLTFQRYSSEILVVNEFYGLNFTCDQQQLENKSMTLLVPVNTSFLMCPSDSHHFLHFGTLNTYEHSEGNSSTANNAACVLSQGVGFIEENYPGALSRFTADFLILYAFIPVLAIIAILCFKLRENH, via the exons ATGTCGGGCAGAGCGTCTCCCACCCTGGAGAAGAACGGCAGCATTGGGCACGCAGGCAACGGGATGGCTGTGGGGCAACTCCCCAACAGCATCAGCGTCCAGGGTGTCTCCTACACCATCAG AGAGCGTATTGGCCCGTGGTGGAACTTTTCATTATATTGTAAAAAATGGAGCCGGCAAATACTTAAGGATGTTTCATTTCACATAGAAAGTGGCCAGATTATGGGGATCTTAGGAAATTCTG GATCTGGAAAAACAACACTTCTGGATGCAATATCAGGCAGACTGGGACATAAAGACAACTTCTTTGGTGAAGTGTATGTGAATGGGCGTCACCTGAAGAGGGAGCAGTTCAGAGATTGCTTCTCTTACGTGCCACAG aatgaCACTTTGTTAAGCTTTCTCACTGTACAGGAGTCTTTGACCTACACAGCTTTACTAACTCTTAAGAAATGCTCCAACAGCTCCATCAAAAAGAAG GTAGATGCAGTTATGACTGAGCTGAGTCTCGGCGACATTGCTGACAAAATAATTGGAAGCCGGAATGTTGTAGGAATTTCTGGGGGTGAGAGGCGTCGGGTATCAGTTGCAGCCCAGCTTTTACAAGATCCCA AGGTGATGCTACTTGATGAACCAACCACAGGGCTGGACTGCCTGACTGCAAACCAGCTTGTCTTGCTTCTCTCAGGGCTTGCACACAGAGACAGGATTGTGATCCTTACAATCCATCAGCCTCGCTCAGAACTTTTCAGG TTATTTGATAAAATAGCCATCATGAGCTTTGGAGAAATGGTTTTCTGTGGGAGCCCTATGGAAATGATCTCATTTTTCAGTGACTGTGGCTATTCTTGTCCTGAACAATCAAACCCTTTTGACTTCTATG TGGATCTGACATCTGTGGACACCCGAAGCAAGGAACACGAACTTGAAACCTACAGTAGAGTTCAGGAATTTGTATCAGCCTATAGAAACTCAGAGATCTTTAGCAAAGTACTGGCAGCCATTGAAAAAACAAAGTACATGAAGGAGCTGCCACCAATACCATTCAAAAACAAAGACTCACCCAATTGCTTTGAGCAAATACTGATTCTTTTACG gAGAACAACGAGAAATCTCTCCAGAGATAAGATAGGCATCATCATGCGCCTCCTGCAGAACCTGCTGTTCGGCTTGTTTGTAGCCGTTTTCCTTCTTAGGCTCGGCAATGACCTGACCCAGGGAGCCGTGCAGGACCGGGTGGGGCTTGTCTACCAGTGTGTGAGTGCCCCCCCCTACACAGGGATGCTCAATGCTGTGGCCCTGT TCCCAGCTCTACGTGCTATCAGTGACCAAGAAAGTAAAGATGGCCTGTATAAGAAATGGCAAATGCTTGTGGCCTATATAGTCCATTTCCTGCCCTTCAGTGTCATCAGTGTGGCCATTTTCAGCACCTTCATATACTG GACTATAGGATTGTATCCTGATGCTTCCAGATTTggaattttctttgctgttgtcCTAGCATCTCACATGATTGGTGAACTGATAACACTTGTTATACTTGGCATGGTTCAAGATCCAAATGTAGTCCAGAGTAGCATTGTGCTTCTTAACTCAGCTGGTGTCATAGTGGGAACGGGACTAGTAAG GACCATTGAAGAAATGCCAAAACCTTTCAAACTACTCAGTTTTCTTACATTTCAAAGATACAGCAGCGAAATCCTTGTAGTCAATGAATTTTATGGCTTAAACTTCACATGTG ATCAACAACAGTTAGAAAACAAATCCATGACTCTATTAGTACCAGTGAACACCTCATTTTTAATGTGCCCTTCAGACAGTCACCATTTCTTGCATTTTGGAACCCTCAACACATATGAACACA GTGAAGGCAACAGTTCCACTGCAAATAACGCTGCATGTGTTCTCTCTCAAGGCGTCGGGTTCATTGAAGAGAACTATCCCGGGGCACTGTCCCGGTTCACAGCTGATTTCCTCATACTCTATGCTTTCATACCAGTACTTGCCATTATTGCAATTCTGTGCTTCAAATTAAGAGAGAATCACTGA
- the ABCG8 gene encoding ATP-binding cassette sub-family G member 8, with product MKETSENVSLDDASWSQTKTRDSIFHPEEDNSLYFAYSGKSNVLEVKELNYQVNTASQIPWYENLAQMKMPWTWKSDPRSHVTVIQNLSLKVRSGQMLAIIGTTGGGKTSLLDVITCRDHGGKIKSGQVMINNEPCTPQLVRKCIAHVRQDDRLLPHLTVRETLLFVAKLRLPKFFSDSQRKKRVEDVIAELRLRQCANTRVGNEHLRGVSGGERRRVSIGVQLLWNPGILILDEPTSGLDSFTAHNLVITLSRLARGNRLVLLSLHQPRSDIFQLFDLVLLMTSGLTAYCGTAKDMVQYFTELGYPCPRYSNPADFYVDLTSIDKQTAEKEMESQKTANTLANLFLEKVKHFDDFLWKATEGDNTDTTVIKQRNSEEVLNMPHHLNDQLPGALKQFTILLSRQVSNDFRDLSRLLIHGFEALLMSLLIGFLYYGHEKNGLSIRDTTALLYMIGALIPFTIILDVIAKCHSERAMLYHDLEGGMYSVSPYFFAKILGELPEHCIFVVIYGIPIYWLANLVPGPEHFLLNFLLLWLAVYSARAMALWVAALLPTLQLSAFFGNVLFTSFYLSGGFVISLNSLWTVPFWVSKISFLRWNFEGMMQVQFTDTTYEMTDGNNTYQIPGKLVTQALDLDSHPLYVSYLVLAGIICSFLLLYYLSLRFVKQKSSQDW from the exons atGAAGGAAACTTCTGAAAATGTCTCTCTGGACGATGCCAGCTGGAGCCAG ACCAAGACCCGGGATAGTATTTTTCACCCTGAAGAAGATAACAGTCTTTATTTTGCATACAGTGGAAAATCAAATGTTCTGGAGGTCAAAGAACTCAACTACCAG GTTAACACAGCATCCCAGATTCCCTGGTATGAGAACCTTGCTCAGATGAAAATGCCCTGGACCTGGAAATCAGATCCTCGTTCCCATGTGACAGTAATCCAAAATCTGAGTCTAAAAGTGAGAAGTGGTCAGATGCTTGCAATTATAGGAACCACTG gtGGTGGAAAGACATCCTTGCTTGACGTGATAACCTGCCGGGATCATGGAGGCAAAATCAAGTCTGGTCAAGTCATGATCAACAACGAACCCTGCACTCCCCAGCTTGTTAGGAAATGCATAGCACACGTGAGGCAAGATGACCGACTGCTCCCCCACCTGACTGTCAGAGAAACACTTTTGTTCGTTGCCAAACTGCGCCTTCCAAAGTTTTTTTCAGActcacaaaggaaaaaaagg GTGGAAGACGTGATCGCAGAGCTCCGCCTGCGGCAATGCGCCAACACCCGCGTGGGGAACGAGCACCTGCGGGGCGTCTCCGGGGGCGAGAGGCGCAGGGTGAGCATCGGcgtgcagctgctctggaaccCGG GAATACTCATACTTGATGAACCCACGTCTGGACTGGACAGTTTTACTGCACATAACCTTGTGATAACATTATCCAGACTGGCCAGAGGAAACAGATTGGTTCTTCTTTCACTTCATCAGCCCCGCTCAGACATCTTCCAGCTGTTTGATTTGGTTCTTCTGATGACATCTGGACTCACTGCCTACTGTGGAACAGCTAAAGACATGGTCCAGTATTTCACAGAACTAGGCTATCCCTGCCCAAGGTACAGCAATCCTGCAGATTTTTACG TTGACTTGACCAGTATTGATAAACAGACTGcagaaaaggagatggaaagCCAAAAAACAGCAAATACTCTTGCCAACTTGTTCTTAGAAAAGGTCAAACATTTTGATGATTTCTTATGGAAAGCTACTGAAGGAGACAACACTGATACCACAGTCATCAAGCAGAG GAATTCAGAAGAGGTTCTCAATATGCCTCACCATTTAAATGATCAGTTACCAGGAGCCTTGAAGCAGTTCACAATATTATTAAG TCGTCAGGTCTCCAATGACTTCAGAGATCTTTCAAGATTACTAATCCATGGATTTGAAGCCCTTCTTATGTCATTACTAATTGGATTTTTGTACTATGGCCATGAAAAAAACGGACTCTCTATTCGGGACACAACAGCACTGCTGTACATGATAGGTGCCCTTATCCCATTCACAATAATTTTGGATGTTATTGCCAAAT GTCATTCAGAAAGAGCAATGCTTTATCATGACTTGGAAGGTGGAATGTACTCTGTTAGCCCATACTTCTTTGCTAAG ATTCTGGGGGAACTCCCAGAACACTGCATTTTTGTGGTAATTTATGGGATtcccatctactggctggcaaaCCTTGTTCCTGGTCCAGAACACTTCCTGCTGAACTTCCTGTTGCTGTGGTTGGCTGTTTACAGTGCCCGTGCCATGGCACTttgggtggcagctctgctgccgACCTTACAGCtctctgccttctttggcaaTGTCCTCTTCACATCATTCTACCTCAGTGGTGGGTTTGTCATAAGCCTGAACAGCCTCTGGACAG ttccTTTTTGGGTttcaaaaatctcttttctCAGATGGAATTTTGAAGGAATGATGCAAGTTCAGTTCACTGACACCACATATGAAATGACTGATGGAAACAATACTTATCAAATACCAGGAAAACTC GTCACTCAGGCTCTGGACCTGGACTCCCACCCTCTCTATGTGAGCTACCTTGTCCTCGCTGGCATCATTTGCAGCTTCCTGCTTTTATACTATTTATCTCTGCGCTTCGTCAAGCAGAAATCGAGCCAGGACTGGTAA